The nucleotide sequence CTCCCCCCGCCCGCCCCTGCCCGTTGTCACGCATGAGGAGACGCCATGACCGTCGTCGACACCACACCAGCGACCCTGCGCGAGGCCCCCATCCCGCCGGACGGGATGTACGAGGGCCGGCGCATCCTGCGGCGAGTGCCCGAGGGGTGGGAGGAGCGTCCGTACGAGCGGTTCGAGGTCGCGCCCCTCGGACGCGTCATCGGGGCCGAGATCCGCGGGCTGGACCTGTCCCGGCCGCTGGAGCCCGCGCTGCGCGAGGAGCTGAACCGCGCCCTGCTGGAGTGGAAGGTGCTCTTCTTCCGCGGCCAGCACCTCACCCCGGAGCGGCAGCGCGGCTTCGCGCGCCACTGGGGCGAGTTGGAGACCAATCCCCTGCTGGCCGCCGGTACCAGCGAGGATGTCGTCCGCTTCGACAAGGGTTCCGGCGCCACGCCGACCTTCGAGAACATCTGGCACACCGATGTCACCTTTCGCACCCGGCCCGCGCTCGGCGCCGTGCTGCAGTTGCGCGAGGTGCCGCCGGTGGGCGGGGACACCCTGTGGGCGGACATGGCTGCGGCGTACGACAACCTCCCGGCGGAGGTGAGGGACCGCATCGACGGCGCCACCGCCGTCCACGACTTCATCCCCGGCTTCGCCCGCTTCTACGGGCCCGAGCGGCTGGCCCCGTTCCAGGAGATGTTCCCGCCGGTGGAGCACCCGGTCGTGCGCACCCATCCCGAGACCGGCCGGCGGATGCTGTTCGTCAACACCTCCTTCACCACCCGGATCACCGGGATGGAGCGGGAGGAGAGCGACCGGCTGCTGAGCTTCCTGTGCCGGCAGGCGCATGTCCCGGAGTACCAGGTGCGTTTCCACTGGCAGCCGGGCGACATCGCGTTCTGGGACAACCGCGCCACGCAGCACTACGCGGTCAACGACTACGCCCCGCATCGCAGGGTCGCCGAACGCGTCGCCATCGAGGGCGACCAGCCGTTCTGACCCCCGGCCGACCCGCGGTGGCCCCTGGTGCGACGATTTTCGGTCATCCGTGAAGCCTGCGAAAGCCCGTAGAAGATCCACAGGAGGCCCGCAGAGAGCCCGTGGGAGGCTCGTAGAAAGCCCTTACCCGGTGCGGACTCGTTCCGGGCGGATGAAACGATGTCCGGCAGGGGCCACACCGGAGGTATAACCGTTACGGAGTGGTCAGTTGACGAGCCGAGGGAAGGCGACGGGTGCGATACCGGGTGCTGGGAGCGCTTGAGCTGCGCGACGGCGAGGGGTGGGCCTCCCTGGGGCCCGCCAAGTGGCGGACGCTGCTCGCGGTGCTGCTGTGCCACGCCAACCAGACCGTCTCCACCGAGCGGCTCCTGGACGAGCTCTGGGGCGAGGACGGGGCGCCCCAGAGCGCCACCAAGCTGCTGCAGACCTATGTCTCCCGGCTCCGCCAGACCCTGGGCGACGAGGCCGGGCAGACCCTGATCACCGAGAAGCAGGGCTACAAGGCGCAGGGCTACCGACTGACGGTGGAGGCCGCCGAGTTCGACGCCCACCGCTTCGAGCAGCTGGTCGAGGAGGGGCGGCGGAGCCTCGACCGGGAGGCGCCCGAGACCGCGGCGGAGCGGCTGCGCGAGGCGCTGGCGATGTGGCGCGGCACCCCGTTCGCCGATGTGCCCCCGACCCCGGCGGTGGCGGCGGAGGCCACCCGGCTCGAGGAGTGCCGGCTGCAGGCCGTGGACGCCCGGATCGACGCGGACCTGCGATGCGGGCGGCATACGGCCGTCCTGGGCGAGCTGGAGGCGCTGACCGCCGAGCATCCGTTCCGTGAGGAGCTGCGCGGCCGGCTGATGCTGGCCCTGTACCGGTCCGGCCGGCAGGCCGACGCCCTGGCCGCCTACCGCGATCTGCACCGGCTGCTGGGCGAGGAGCTCGGGGTCGAGCCGACCCCGCCGCTGCGCGGCCTCCACGAGCGGATCCTGAACGCCGACGCCTCCCTGACGGCGCCGCCCGCCCCGGAGGCGGACCGCCCCGCGCCCGCCGCTCCCCGCAAGGCCCCCCGGGGCCCCCGCCAACTGCCGCCCGCCAGCCCCACGTTCACCGGCCGCCATGGCGAGGTCGCGGTGCTCCAGGCGCTGATGGACGCGGCCGGGGACCCGGAGGCGGGCGAGAGCGGGCGGTCCGTGGTGCTCGCGGCCATCGACGGCACCGGCGGGGTCGGCAAGTCGACCCTGGCCATTCACGCCGCGCATCAGCTCGCCGACCGCTTCCCCGACGGCCAGCTCTATGTGGATCTGTACGGGGCGACCGCCGGGCAGTCGGCCCTGGACCCCGGCGAGGTGCTCGGCCGGTTCCTGCGCGCCCTCGGTGTGGACGGCTCGAGCGTGCCGGGCGACACCGACGAGGCGTCCGCGCAGTTCCGTTCGCTGGCGGCGGGCCGGCGGCTGCTGGTGATCCTCGACAACGCCGCGAGTGTGGACCAGGTGCGGCCGCTGATCCCCGCCGGGCCGGACTGCGCCGCGCTGGTCACCAGCCGCGAGATGCTGACCACCCTGGAGGGCGCCACCCATCTGCATCTGGATGTGCTCCCCCAGGACCAGGCGGTGGCGCTGCTGGAGCGGGTCGTCGGCGCGGAGCGG is from Streptomyces hygroscopicus and encodes:
- a CDS encoding regulatory protein — its product is MRYRVLGALELRDGEGWASLGPAKWRTLLAVLLCHANQTVSTERLLDELWGEDGAPQSATKLLQTYVSRLRQTLGDEAGQTLITEKQGYKAQGYRLTVEAAEFDAHRFEQLVEEGRRSLDREAPETAAERLREALAMWRGTPFADVPPTPAVAAEATRLEECRLQAVDARIDADLRCGRHTAVLGELEALTAEHPFREELRGRLMLALYRSGRQADALAAYRDLHRLLGEELGVEPTPPLRGLHERILNADASLTAPPAPEADRPAPAAPRKAPRGPRQLPPASPTFTGRHGEVAVLQALMDAAGDPEAGESGRSVVLAAIDGTGGVGKSTLAIHAAHQLADRFPDGQLYVDLYGATAGQSALDPGEVLGRFLRALGVDGSSVPGDTDEASAQFRSLAAGRRLLVILDNAASVDQVRPLIPAGPDCAALVTSREMLTTLEGATHLHLDVLPQDQAVALLERVVGAERVRAESAEAAEITRLCGGLPLALRIAGARLAARPAWPLRTLVAKLTDARGRLDELRFGDLAVRISFQVSYEAFRLGRRSDDLDAVRAFRLLSVVHGHDVSLPVAAALLDLPADRTENALERLVDAQLLESRDSVRYHMHDLLRLFASEQAEQEESEAERSAALERALSCYAATAQQAVILLDPLRPWPRHPGEGPAVPLTGQDEAESWLKAELPNLLAAVVHAAEPAQPEAIARLGLRLARALQWFLFPRAHAQDLQTVNELAIETARRLGDPVSEAWALDGLSAAYWLQHSYDEVRTALESALEIWRELGHREGESRSACNLADALCELGLFEEAITAQERQLALAREAGDLPAEVVGLGNLGRAHRGMGRPEDALTCFKESLEYARRTGNIHHEGFALYEIGITYMEQGRFVEGRTHMDQALPVWQRPGTYESWRGHTWSGLFPACMTLQIGPGPR
- a CDS encoding taurine dioxygenase, which gives rise to MTVVDTTPATLREAPIPPDGMYEGRRILRRVPEGWEERPYERFEVAPLGRVIGAEIRGLDLSRPLEPALREELNRALLEWKVLFFRGQHLTPERQRGFARHWGELETNPLLAAGTSEDVVRFDKGSGATPTFENIWHTDVTFRTRPALGAVLQLREVPPVGGDTLWADMAAAYDNLPAEVRDRIDGATAVHDFIPGFARFYGPERLAPFQEMFPPVEHPVVRTHPETGRRMLFVNTSFTTRITGMEREESDRLLSFLCRQAHVPEYQVRFHWQPGDIAFWDNRATQHYAVNDYAPHRRVAERVAIEGDQPF